In one Trichlorobacter lovleyi SZ genomic region, the following are encoded:
- the hypD gene encoding hydrogenase formation protein HypD: MKFQDEYRDRELVQGLAAAIAEEARQLPEPVRLMEVCGTHTMAIARFGLKSLLPEPVKLVSGPGCPVCVTPVSYIDHAIALSGLPDTVVTTFGDLLRVPGSNSSLMAERAKGADIRIVYSALDAVKLALELPHKRVVFLGVGFETTTPTVAAAILSAEQQGCTNFFVLTSHKTMPGPMQALSADPQLQIRGYLCPAHVSTVIGADAYRPLAEKFGIPCVVTGFEPADVLQGVLMLVQQCRAGRAAVENQYSRAVSNQGNAKAQELIRRVFEPADAVWRGLGVLPDSGLVLRAAYAGYDAARMLPVELPPAREPAGCRCGEVLTGRIAPKDCPLFGSVCSPETPVGACMVSSEGSCAAAWRYGCPE, encoded by the coding sequence GTGAAGTTTCAGGATGAATACCGTGATCGTGAACTGGTGCAGGGGCTGGCTGCCGCCATAGCAGAGGAGGCCCGGCAGTTGCCGGAGCCGGTGCGGCTGATGGAGGTCTGCGGTACCCATACCATGGCCATTGCCCGCTTTGGCCTGAAGTCGTTACTGCCGGAGCCGGTGAAACTGGTGTCGGGTCCCGGTTGTCCGGTCTGCGTGACGCCGGTCAGTTATATTGACCATGCCATTGCCCTTTCCGGTCTGCCGGATACGGTTGTCACCACCTTTGGTGATCTGTTGCGGGTGCCCGGCTCCAATTCATCCCTGATGGCCGAGCGGGCCAAAGGGGCTGATATCAGGATCGTCTATTCCGCGCTTGATGCGGTCAAGCTGGCCCTTGAACTGCCGCACAAACGGGTGGTGTTCCTGGGGGTGGGATTTGAAACCACCACCCCTACGGTGGCAGCCGCCATCCTTTCAGCAGAACAACAGGGATGTACAAACTTCTTTGTGCTGACCAGCCACAAGACCATGCCGGGCCCGATGCAGGCCCTGTCGGCAGACCCGCAACTACAGATCCGCGGCTACCTCTGTCCGGCCCATGTCAGCACCGTGATCGGCGCTGATGCCTATCGGCCCCTGGCTGAAAAATTCGGCATCCCCTGTGTGGTGACCGGTTTTGAGCCGGCAGATGTGCTGCAGGGAGTGCTGATGCTGGTGCAACAATGCCGCGCAGGTCGTGCCGCAGTTGAGAATCAGTACAGCCGCGCGGTATCGAACCAGGGCAATGCGAAGGCTCAAGAGCTGATCAGGCGTGTCTTTGAACCGGCTGATGCCGTTTGGCGTGGTCTAGGTGTCCTGCCGGACAGTGGTCTGGTTCTGCGTGCCGCCTATGCCGGCTATGATGCAGCCCGTATGTTGCCGGTGGAGCTGCCGCCTGCCCGTGAACCGGCCGGCTGCCGCTGTGGTGAAGTCCTGACCGGCCGGATCGCCCCCAAGGACTGTCCGTTGTTTGGCTCTGTCTGCAGTCCCGAGACGCCGGTGGGGGCCTGCATGGTCTCCAGCGAGGGAAGTTGCGCCGCTGCCTGGCGCTATGGTTGTCCTGAATAA
- a CDS encoding HypC/HybG/HupF family hydrogenase formation chaperone: protein MCLGVPMQILEINDDMVLAEIDGVQREASLMMLGDPVAVGDYVIVHAGFAISRIDPAEAEETLRIMREIFNPEDMA, encoded by the coding sequence ATGTGTCTTGGCGTGCCGATGCAGATTCTTGAAATCAATGACGATATGGTGCTGGCCGAGATCGACGGCGTACAGCGTGAGGCCAGTCTTATGATGTTGGGCGATCCGGTTGCGGTGGGGGATTATGTGATCGTACATGCCGGGTTTGCCATCTCGCGGATCGATCCGGCTGAGGCGGAGGAAACCCTGCGGATCATGCGGGAGATCTTCAACCCTGAGGATATGGCGTGA
- the hypF gene encoding carbamoyltransferase HypF: MRIAGIVQGVGFRPFVFRLAAELGLTGWVRNSPAGVELELQGRAEQLAGFRQRLQAELPPLAVISSLEFRDLLLLHDETGFVILASSDGRREPQIAPDSALCVDCLRELSDPADRRYRHPFITCTNCGPRWTIVTGIPYDRPLTTMAAFPLCPDCEAEYRNPLDRRFHAQPIACPDCGPRLSLVPGHADPLGQAIALLQQGLIVAIKGLGGYHLAVDACNNQAVARLRQRKQRDEKPFAVMVPDLVTARQLAELEELEERLLAAPEAPVVIVRSRTATPVAELVAPDSRWIGLMLAYTPLHQLLFADTGLKALVMTSANASDEPMLSDDAEAAEQLAGIADAILTHNRVIQVRTDDSVLRVFQGRPLFYRRSRGYVPRPVPLPFDAGKILAVGAELKNTVCLTRGREAFLSQHIGDLKNEATLDTFCRTIDHLGTIMEIKPELVACDRHPDYLSTRYAEELGLPLVRVQHHHAHMASCMAENGLDGDLIGVIFDGTGLGDDGTVWGGEFLVGGYGAVERAGHLKQVRLPGGDLAAREPWRMAAAWLWEPLGDGIWQLPGMPVLAATDRQLLQAVLERGINAPLTSSMGRLFDAAAFLVGAATRNSFDGQAGMALEALAEAAAAPELLLYRLQPGTPFQLDPAPLLLGLLQRLQAGESSASLARAFHAGLAAAVVDGCDLIRQETGLDRVVLSGGVFQNRLLSELVYTFLAKSNFSVFIHRLVPPNDGGIALGQAAIAARR, from the coding sequence GTGCGCATAGCCGGGATTGTACAAGGGGTGGGGTTCCGCCCCTTTGTCTTTCGCCTGGCAGCGGAGTTGGGACTGACCGGTTGGGTCCGCAACAGCCCGGCCGGGGTTGAGCTGGAACTGCAGGGCAGGGCAGAACAGCTTGCCGGCTTTCGTCAGCGCCTGCAGGCAGAACTGCCGCCGCTGGCAGTGATCAGCTCGCTTGAATTCCGTGACCTCCTGCTATTACACGATGAGACCGGCTTTGTGATTCTTGCCAGCAGCGACGGCAGGCGTGAACCACAGATTGCCCCGGACAGCGCGCTGTGTGTCGACTGTCTGAGGGAGCTGTCTGATCCTGCTGACCGCCGTTACCGGCATCCCTTTATCACCTGTACCAACTGCGGTCCCCGCTGGACCATTGTGACCGGCATCCCCTATGACCGTCCCCTGACCACCATGGCCGCTTTCCCCCTTTGTCCGGATTGTGAAGCGGAATACCGCAATCCCCTTGACCGTCGCTTCCATGCCCAGCCGATCGCCTGCCCGGATTGCGGTCCCCGGCTGTCTTTGGTGCCCGGTCATGCCGATCCGCTGGGGCAGGCCATTGCCCTGTTGCAGCAGGGGCTGATTGTGGCAATCAAAGGACTGGGCGGCTATCACCTGGCGGTGGATGCCTGTAACAATCAGGCGGTGGCACGTCTGCGGCAGCGTAAGCAACGGGATGAAAAACCGTTTGCGGTGATGGTGCCGGATCTTGTAACGGCCAGGCAGCTGGCTGAACTTGAGGAGTTGGAGGAGCGGCTGTTGGCCGCTCCTGAGGCGCCGGTGGTGATTGTACGCAGCAGAACTGCTACGCCGGTTGCTGAGCTGGTTGCGCCGGACAGCCGCTGGATCGGTCTGATGCTGGCCTATACGCCGCTGCACCAGTTGCTGTTTGCCGATACCGGGCTGAAGGCGTTGGTGATGACCAGCGCCAATGCCTCTGACGAGCCGATGCTCAGTGATGATGCTGAGGCTGCGGAACAGTTGGCAGGCATTGCCGATGCCATTCTGACCCATAACCGTGTGATACAGGTGCGCACCGACGATTCCGTACTGCGGGTCTTTCAGGGCAGGCCGCTCTTCTATCGCCGCTCACGGGGCTATGTGCCGCGGCCGGTGCCGCTGCCGTTTGATGCCGGGAAGATCCTGGCGGTGGGGGCGGAACTGAAGAACACGGTCTGTCTGACCCGCGGCAGGGAGGCCTTTCTCAGCCAGCATATCGGTGACCTGAAGAATGAGGCCACGCTGGACACCTTTTGCCGGACGATTGACCATCTCGGCACGATCATGGAGATCAAGCCTGAACTGGTGGCCTGTGACCGGCACCCCGATTATCTCTCCACCCGCTATGCCGAAGAGCTGGGACTGCCGCTGGTACGGGTCCAGCACCATCACGCCCACATGGCCTCCTGCATGGCTGAAAACGGCCTGGATGGCGACCTGATCGGTGTGATCTTTGACGGCACCGGTCTGGGGGATGATGGAACGGTCTGGGGCGGTGAGTTTCTGGTGGGAGGCTATGGCGCAGTGGAGCGGGCCGGTCATCTGAAGCAGGTGCGCCTGCCTGGCGGCGATCTTGCTGCCCGTGAACCGTGGCGGATGGCTGCTGCCTGGCTGTGGGAGCCGCTTGGTGACGGGATCTGGCAGCTACCCGGCATGCCGGTGCTTGCTGCCACTGACAGGCAATTACTGCAGGCCGTGCTGGAGCGGGGGATCAATGCACCGCTTACCTCAAGCATGGGGCGGTTGTTTGATGCGGCTGCATTCCTGGTGGGGGCGGCAACCCGCAACAGCTTTGACGGGCAGGCCGGCATGGCGCTGGAGGCGTTGGCAGAGGCCGCAGCCGCACCAGAGCTGCTGCTGTACCGCTTGCAGCCGGGGACGCCGTTTCAGCTTGACCCGGCACCGCTGTTGCTGGGGCTGCTGCAGCGGCTCCAGGCAGGCGAATCCTCTGCGTCGCTGGCCCGGGCCTTCCATGCCGGTCTGGCTGCGGCGGTGGTGGATGGGTGCGACCTGATCCGCCAGGAGACCGGGCTTGACCGTGTGGTGCTGTCCGGTGGTGTGTTTCAGAATCGCCTTTTGAGCGAGTTGGTGTATACTTTCTTGGCAAAATCAAATTTTTCCGTCTTTATACACCGGCTGGTGCCGCCCAATGACGGGGGGATAGCCCTGGGGCAGGCCGCAATAGCAGCAAGGAGGTAG
- the hypB gene encoding hydrogenase nickel incorporation protein HypB — translation MCTTCGCGPTSGHHHDHEHTHEHEHTHGDLSHSHPHPHSHDHDHAEQHHHHDHLHDDGQPHQHSHDEAHRSKRISIEEDILAKNNRLASFNRALFREKGILVLNLVSSPGSGKTTLLERTLRDLSGRYRCAVIEGDQQTDNDARRIAATGVPVKQINTGAGCHLDAHMVMHATEAFDLDQLDILFIENVGNLVCPAAFDLGEAHKVVVLSVTEGEDKPLKYPQMFHNSDLMLLNKVDLLPHLSFDVAQCKEYAGRVSHDLAILELSATSGQGLDAWYGWLQQELGR, via the coding sequence ATGTGTACCACCTGCGGCTGCGGCCCCACTTCCGGCCATCATCATGACCACGAACATACCCACGAGCATGAACATACCCACGGTGACCTGAGCCATAGTCATCCCCACCCCCACAGTCATGATCATGACCATGCCGAGCAGCATCACCACCATGATCATCTGCACGACGACGGCCAGCCCCATCAGCACAGCCATGACGAGGCCCATCGCAGCAAAAGGATCAGCATTGAGGAGGATATCCTGGCCAAGAACAACCGGCTGGCCTCTTTCAACCGAGCCCTGTTCAGAGAAAAGGGGATACTGGTGCTGAATCTGGTCTCTTCACCGGGTTCCGGTAAGACCACCCTGCTGGAGCGTACCCTGCGAGATCTGTCCGGTCGTTACCGCTGCGCGGTGATCGAGGGTGACCAGCAGACCGACAACGATGCCCGCCGGATCGCCGCCACCGGCGTGCCGGTCAAGCAGATCAATACCGGTGCCGGCTGCCATCTGGATGCCCATATGGTGATGCATGCCACTGAGGCCTTTGATCTGGATCAGCTGGATATCCTGTTTATCGAGAACGTCGGCAACCTGGTCTGCCCGGCTGCCTTTGATCTTGGCGAGGCCCACAAGGTGGTGGTGCTGTCGGTGACCGAAGGGGAGGACAAGCCGCTGAAGTACCCCCAGATGTTCCATAACTCTGACCTGATGCTGCTGAACAAGGTGGACCTGCTGCCGCACCTCTCCTTTGACGTGGCCCAGTGCAAAGAGTATGCGGGCCGGGTCAGCCATGATCTGGCAATCCTTGAACTCTCCGCCACCAGCGGACAGGGGCTGGATGCCTGGTATGGCTGGCTGCAGCAGGAGCTGGGGAGATAA
- a CDS encoding ABC transporter ATP-binding protein produces the protein MHHGGLHEDAIAGKAYDARLLRRFLGYLVPYRLAVGGILLLLPLTTLCRLGQPLLLKYAIDHAITPGRLDLLAGPAALFLLLLLLEALLTWGEVYGLQMVGQRVMADLRATLFQHLLRLPVPWFDRSATGGVVTRLTSDVEALGEMFAAGIVSVIGDFLLLAGIVAAMLWMDPRLSLVTFTVLPPLIFVAWLFRRNMRQAFREVRSRLGKMNGHLAEVLGAVSVVQAFGREQEEQARFSELNAAHRDANRPVIIWDASLYAIVEMFSSLAIALIIWYGSGQMLQGLLTFGTLVAFIQYIEKFFGPIRDLSAKYGIMQGAMAALERIFALLDEKEEKDAGFSQISSLASSGASRRTDLYACGAPSSPPASQAEYSVFGFPLVEFRNVSFSYRPDEPTLLDVNLSLQKGERLALVGESGGGKTTVIRLLSRMYELDQGQILVDGVDIRRIPREQLRRRMALVSQEPFVFAGSIAFNICLGDPRAAARVRQAAITVGADRFIEQLPQGYDTELAERGGDLSLGERQLLCFARAVAFDPELLILDEATASVDSESERLIQEGVERLLAGRTALVIAHRLSTVRDADRIVVINRGRVVEEGRHDQLLSLNGEYARLYCLQFDCGAD, from the coding sequence ATGCACCACGGCGGTCTGCATGAGGACGCCATAGCCGGCAAGGCCTACGACGCACGTCTGCTGCGCCGTTTTCTTGGCTATCTGGTGCCCTACCGTCTGGCGGTGGGGGGGATTCTGCTGCTGCTGCCGTTGACCACGCTCTGCCGTCTGGGGCAGCCGCTGCTGCTGAAATATGCCATTGACCATGCCATTACACCCGGCCGGCTGGATCTGTTGGCCGGTCCGGCGGCCCTGTTTCTGCTGCTGCTGTTGCTTGAGGCGCTGCTGACCTGGGGTGAGGTCTACGGTCTGCAGATGGTGGGACAGCGGGTGATGGCCGATCTGCGGGCTACCCTGTTTCAGCACCTGCTGCGCCTGCCGGTGCCCTGGTTTGACCGCTCTGCCACCGGCGGGGTGGTTACGCGCCTGACCAGTGATGTGGAGGCGCTGGGGGAGATGTTTGCCGCAGGGATCGTGTCGGTGATCGGTGACTTCCTGCTGCTGGCCGGGATCGTGGCAGCCATGCTCTGGATGGACCCCAGGCTGTCGCTGGTGACCTTTACAGTGCTGCCGCCGCTGATCTTTGTGGCCTGGCTGTTCCGGCGCAATATGCGTCAGGCCTTTCGTGAGGTTCGCTCGCGGCTGGGCAAGATGAACGGGCATCTGGCCGAAGTGCTTGGCGCGGTCTCCGTTGTGCAGGCCTTTGGCAGGGAGCAGGAGGAACAGGCCCGTTTCAGCGAACTTAACGCCGCGCACCGTGATGCCAACCGGCCGGTCATCATCTGGGATGCCTCACTCTACGCCATTGTTGAGATGTTCTCCTCCCTGGCGATTGCCCTGATCATCTGGTACGGCAGCGGCCAGATGCTGCAGGGGCTGCTGACCTTCGGCACCCTGGTGGCCTTTATCCAGTACATAGAAAAATTCTTTGGGCCGATCCGGGATCTCTCGGCCAAGTACGGCATCATGCAGGGGGCCATGGCTGCCCTGGAGCGGATTTTTGCCCTGCTGGATGAGAAAGAGGAAAAAGACGCTGGCTTCAGCCAGATAAGTTCGTTGGCATCGTCAGGGGCTTCTCGACGTACTGATCTGTACGCCTGCGGCGCCCCTTCCTCGCCGCCTGCTTCTCAGGCCGAATACAGCGTCTTTGGTTTTCCGCTGGTTGAGTTCCGCAATGTCAGCTTCTCCTATCGTCCCGATGAGCCGACCCTGCTTGATGTTAACCTGAGCCTGCAGAAGGGGGAGCGGCTGGCCCTGGTGGGGGAGAGCGGCGGCGGCAAGACCACCGTGATCAGGCTGCTGTCCCGGATGTATGAACTGGATCAGGGGCAGATTCTGGTTGATGGTGTTGATATCCGCCGGATTCCTCGGGAACAGCTGCGGCGCCGCATGGCGCTGGTCTCCCAGGAGCCGTTTGTCTTTGCGGGCAGCATCGCTTTTAATATCTGTCTGGGAGATCCCCGGGCTGCAGCCCGGGTGCGCCAGGCAGCGATTACTGTGGGGGCCGATCGCTTCATAGAGCAGCTGCCGCAGGGGTACGACACCGAGCTGGCCGAGCGGGGCGGTGACCTGTCGCTGGGGGAACGCCAGCTGCTCTGCTTTGCCCGGGCCGTGGCCTTTGACCCTGAACTGCTGATCCTGGATGAGGCCACCGCCAGCGTGGACAGTGAAAGTGAGCGCCTGATTCAGGAAGGGGTTGAGCGGCTGCTGGCCGGACGCACCGCCCTGGTGATCGCCCACCGGCTCTCCACGGTGCGGGATGCCGACCGGATCGTGGTGATCAACCGGGGACGGGTGGTGGAGGAGGGGCGTCACGATCAGCTGCTGAGCCTGAACGGTGAGTATGCCCGCCTGTACTGTCTGCAGTTTGATTGCGGCGCCGATTGA